A stretch of the Peribacillus sp. ACCC06369 genome encodes the following:
- a CDS encoding peptidoglycan-binding domain-containing protein → MVLLVMALGISFSTASASAGGFHHPESWDKNSILRKDTHGVEVRNMQYILNVLGFYTDSAVVDVDGIFGPKTEAGVKKYQKENNLKVDGVVGPRTWDSFSQYIKKNGNETYGAGGNMGLRIKWKYDNSSYTSGSKAYIYGNGDTLSDQYRLYAN, encoded by the coding sequence TTGGTATTATTAGTAATGGCCCTAGGGATATCTTTTTCCACCGCTTCAGCATCTGCTGGAGGTTTTCACCACCCAGAAAGCTGGGATAAAAACTCTATTTTGCGGAAGGACACTCATGGGGTAGAGGTCAGAAATATGCAGTATATCCTGAATGTCTTGGGTTTTTATACGGATTCAGCAGTGGTTGATGTTGATGGGATTTTTGGGCCGAAAACCGAAGCGGGTGTAAAGAAATATCAAAAAGAAAACAACCTGAAAGTTGATGGTGTGGTTGGCCCTCGGACGTGGGATAGCTTCTCACAATACATTAAGAAGAATGGCAATGAAACTTATGGAGCAGGCGGAAACATGGGTCTCAGAATCAAATGGAAGTATGACAATTCTTCCTATACATCCGGCTCTAAAGCCTATATTTACGGTAATGGAGATACATTAAGCGACCAATATCGCTTGTATGCGAATTAA
- a CDS encoding helix-turn-helix domain-containing protein, producing the protein MKNPDKIYNTAVEATLEVIGGKWKPVILFHLTFGKKRNNELKSLIPEITQKMLTQQLRELKEEGVVLRISYNQVPPKVEYELTDYGWSLKEILHLMCRWGDSHIERKYRGRATLLANPQLEDVQNI; encoded by the coding sequence ATGAAGAACCCTGATAAGATTTACAACACTGCGGTAGAGGCAACTTTAGAGGTGATTGGAGGAAAGTGGAAACCTGTGATTCTCTTTCATCTAACATTTGGCAAGAAACGTAACAATGAATTGAAAAGCTTGATACCCGAAATTACTCAAAAAATGTTAACTCAGCAACTTCGGGAGCTAAAGGAGGAAGGTGTCGTCTTACGCATTTCGTATAATCAGGTTCCACCAAAAGTCGAGTATGAGTTGACAGACTACGGCTGGAGTCTAAAGGAGATCCTGCATCTGATGTGTAGGTGGGGGGATTCGCATATAGAGAGAAAGTACAGAGGAAGGGCTACCCTTCTGGCCAATCCACAGCTTGAAGACGTACAGAACATATAA
- a CDS encoding PadR family transcriptional regulator: protein MNKITEMLKGVLEGCVLEIISRGETYGYEITQKLRALGFSDIVEGTVYTITMRLEKNKLVDIEKKSSTMGPPRKFYRLNEAGLQELANFWAKWNFISSKLNELKAK, encoded by the coding sequence ATGAATAAAATCACAGAAATGCTTAAAGGTGTGCTTGAGGGCTGCGTGCTAGAAATTATCAGCCGTGGCGAAACCTACGGCTATGAAATCACACAGAAGCTGCGAGCACTGGGCTTTAGCGACATTGTGGAGGGAACAGTTTACACCATCACGATGCGGCTCGAAAAAAATAAACTCGTGGATATTGAGAAAAAGTCATCCACGATGGGCCCACCGCGCAAATTTTATCGGCTCAATGAAGCTGGCCTGCAAGAACTGGCAAATTTCTGGGCCAAATGGAACTTTATCTCAAGCAAACTAAACGAATTAAAAGCAAAATAA
- a CDS encoding nucleotidyltransferase domain-containing protein, giving the protein MYTEMFQTIQDTLIKKVDPVFIIIFGSYAKNSTHKESDIDIAFYSENQSLTTYEVFQLAQELADILKIEVDLVNIRTASTVFKAQIYTTGTIIYSANDTLLKNQQMTALSMYAKLNEERESILKKIEESGTIYKE; this is encoded by the coding sequence ATGTATACAGAAATGTTTCAAACCATTCAAGATACTCTCATAAAAAAAGTAGATCCCGTTTTCATTATTATTTTTGGTTCTTATGCAAAAAACTCTACACATAAAGAAAGTGATATTGATATTGCTTTCTACAGCGAAAATCAATCCCTTACTACATATGAAGTTTTTCAGCTGGCACAGGAATTAGCAGATATTCTGAAAATTGAGGTGGATTTGGTCAATATCCGTACAGCATCCACGGTGTTTAAAGCCCAGATATATACTACCGGTACAATTATATATTCAGCGAACGACACTCTTCTTAAAAACCAACAAATGACTGCTCTTAGCATGTACGCTAAATTGAATGAGGAACGCGAAAGTATCTTAAAAAAAATAGAAGAAAGTGGGACCATTTATAAAGAATGA
- a CDS encoding DUF1048 domain-containing protein — protein MNFLEKITGSDMTKEMKGFEARAKVLPAEYQTAWKEIISNLWIHGDFTGRNLMPILDSALELLEVTSADGQSVEEVLGNDIKGFCTALVGDEGAKTYRDKWRDQLNKNVARKLGGLK, from the coding sequence ATGAACTTTTTAGAAAAAATAACCGGCAGCGATATGACTAAAGAAATGAAAGGTTTTGAAGCACGAGCAAAAGTCTTGCCAGCTGAATATCAAACTGCTTGGAAAGAAATTATAAGTAATCTCTGGATTCACGGAGATTTCACCGGTCGTAATCTGATGCCGATTCTTGACAGTGCTCTTGAACTTCTTGAAGTTACATCAGCAGACGGCCAGAGCGTCGAAGAAGTACTAGGAAATGATATCAAAGGCTTCTGCACAGCGCTTGTTGGTGACGAAGGCGCAAAAACTTATAGAGATAAATGGCGTGACCAACTCAACAAGAACGTAGCAAGAAAATTAGGAGGACTGAAATGA
- the xerS gene encoding tyrosine recombinase XerS, translated as MANTRQHQVHEQKLEQLVKSMPFYIVEYVDNKLDTRSPSTLLNYVLDYKLFLEWLIAEGIAEQEYIKDIPLTVLEKLKLIEAQSFIKFLERRNIPINKKETKKAEKVSVNRKISALRSLFKYLTTQTENDDGEPYFYRNVMLKIEVNKVKETLGARASRISTKIFHNDEDARFLEFVKHNYEKELPEKSRKLIYFKRDKERDFAIVSLFLGSGIRVNELSNLRLRDLDFEEKQIHVLRKGGKKDVVAVSPPSMQDIKDYLAIRTERYSGSNDDDAYVFLTRVNDGAIPLSNRAIEALVKKYTKAFKTNKSMSPHKLRHTYGTNLMEQSGDIHLLMTQLGHTSTTTAALYTNPEQEKAKKAAKQLGERRTNYREKD; from the coding sequence ATGGCTAACACCAGACAACATCAAGTGCATGAGCAGAAGTTGGAACAGCTGGTTAAGTCCATGCCTTTCTATATCGTTGAATATGTTGACAATAAATTGGATACCCGGTCCCCTTCCACCCTCTTGAATTACGTTCTTGATTATAAATTATTTTTGGAGTGGCTGATAGCTGAAGGCATTGCTGAGCAGGAGTATATTAAGGATATCCCTTTGACAGTGCTGGAAAAGTTGAAGTTGATTGAAGCCCAATCCTTTATAAAATTTTTGGAACGGAGAAATATCCCTATCAATAAGAAGGAAACAAAAAAAGCGGAAAAAGTATCCGTCAACCGGAAAATTTCAGCATTACGTTCCCTTTTCAAGTATTTAACGACACAGACAGAAAATGACGACGGCGAACCTTACTTCTACCGAAATGTCATGTTGAAAATTGAAGTGAATAAAGTGAAAGAGACTTTGGGGGCGCGGGCTTCCAGAATATCGACAAAGATTTTCCACAATGATGAGGATGCTCGGTTTCTTGAATTCGTGAAGCATAACTATGAAAAGGAACTACCTGAAAAGTCCAGGAAACTCATTTATTTTAAAAGGGACAAGGAACGTGATTTTGCGATCGTATCCCTCTTCTTAGGAAGCGGAATTCGGGTGAACGAGTTATCCAACTTAAGGCTACGAGACTTGGATTTCGAGGAAAAACAAATACATGTTTTACGTAAGGGTGGAAAAAAGGATGTTGTGGCAGTCTCTCCTCCGTCTATGCAGGACATAAAAGACTACCTAGCTATACGAACGGAGCGTTATAGCGGATCAAACGATGATGATGCTTATGTATTCTTGACTAGGGTGAATGATGGAGCGATCCCTCTCTCCAATCGTGCCATCGAGGCCCTAGTTAAGAAATATACGAAGGCATTTAAGACCAATAAATCGATGTCCCCACACAAACTTAGACATACCTATGGGACGAACTTAATGGAGCAGTCAGGAGACATCCATTTACTGATGACTCAACTTGGTCACACTTCAACTACCACGGCTGCCCTATACACAAACCCTGAGCAGGAGAAGGCTAAAAAGGCTGCGAAACAGCTGGGAGAGAGAAGAACCAATTATCGTGAAAAGGATTAA
- a CDS encoding DUF1048 domain-containing protein, with translation MSIKKIIEGKKEWRAHVSRVKALPQDYQIVYKEIQKYLFKVGPVELNEGIGLLSEILSFFEEGTAAGKGVLEVTGKDVAAFCDALIEDSKTYADLYQESVNQKVDKTMKK, from the coding sequence ATGAGTATCAAAAAAATCATCGAAGGCAAAAAAGAATGGAGAGCACATGTTTCGCGTGTCAAAGCGCTTCCACAAGATTACCAAATTGTCTATAAAGAGATCCAAAAATATCTCTTCAAAGTCGGTCCTGTTGAGCTAAACGAAGGTATCGGACTGCTCTCGGAAATTCTCAGCTTCTTTGAAGAAGGCACAGCTGCTGGGAAAGGTGTGCTTGAAGTCACAGGAAAAGACGTTGCTGCTTTCTGCGATGCACTGATTGAAGATTCAAAAACTTACGCTGATCTCTATCAAGAATCGGTCAATCAAAAAGTCGATAAGACTATGAAAAAATAG
- a CDS encoding SDR family oxidoreductase, protein MNNVPQTRTRKVALVVGANGVIGRNLINHLITLPDWDVIGVSRRGGDSDGRVRYVAADLLNIDDTREKLGCLTEVTHIFYAAYQDRPTWAELVPPNLAMLVNTVEAIEPIASGLIHVSLMQGYKVYGAHLGPFKTPARETDANHMPPEFNVDQQDFLEQRQKGKAWTWSALRPSVVCGFSLGNPMNLAMVIAIYASISKELGLPLRFPGKPGAYDSLLEMTDAGLLAKATVWAATEERCANQAFNITNGDLFRWNELWPKIAHYFGLETAPPLQMSLDVVMADKEPLWNKMVDNHGLAGHSYKDLSSWKFGDFVFSWDYDFFADGTKARRFGFHEYVDTEAMFMNIFDDFRKRKVIP, encoded by the coding sequence ATGAATAATGTACCTCAAACACGCACACGCAAAGTCGCCTTGGTCGTAGGCGCAAATGGTGTCATCGGTCGTAACCTCATTAATCACCTAATTACCCTCCCTGATTGGGACGTGATTGGCGTATCACGTCGAGGCGGAGATTCTGACGGCCGTGTCCGGTACGTGGCTGCGGATTTACTCAATATTGACGACACCCGCGAGAAGCTAGGCTGTTTAACTGAGGTAACACATATCTTCTATGCCGCCTATCAGGACCGTCCAACTTGGGCCGAACTTGTTCCTCCCAACCTCGCCATGCTAGTGAACACCGTAGAGGCGATCGAACCAATCGCCTCTGGCTTAATACATGTCAGTTTGATGCAAGGTTACAAGGTATACGGAGCACATCTCGGCCCATTCAAGACCCCTGCTCGTGAGACAGATGCTAATCATATGCCGCCCGAGTTCAATGTTGATCAGCAAGATTTCTTAGAACAAAGGCAAAAAGGTAAGGCTTGGACTTGGTCGGCGCTCCGTCCTTCTGTAGTCTGTGGCTTCTCGCTTGGAAATCCGATGAACCTCGCCATGGTTATTGCGATCTACGCCTCAATTTCGAAGGAGCTTGGACTTCCGCTGCGGTTTCCCGGCAAGCCTGGTGCTTACGACAGTCTCTTGGAGATGACGGATGCGGGGCTTCTTGCGAAGGCAACGGTATGGGCGGCGACTGAAGAACGTTGTGCCAATCAGGCATTTAACATCACGAACGGTGATCTGTTCCGGTGGAATGAATTATGGCCGAAGATAGCTCACTATTTCGGCTTGGAGACGGCGCCTCCGCTGCAGATGTCACTGGACGTTGTCATGGCGGACAAGGAGCCACTTTGGAACAAAATGGTCGATAATCATGGACTTGCTGGTCATTCCTATAAAGACCTATCATCCTGGAAATTCGGTGATTTCGTGTTCTCTTGGGATTACGATTTCTTCGCCGACGGAACTAAGGCCCGTCGCTTTGGTTTTCACGAATACGTCGATACCGAAGCGATGTTTATGAACATCTTCGACGACTTTCGGAAACGCAAAGTCATCCCATAA
- a CDS encoding ATP-binding cassette domain-containing protein, which yields MRNAAISIKGLKKSFKDKEVLKGVDFEVRRGEIFALLGSNGAGKTTTVNILSTLMKADGGEVGICGFDVQRQPDHVRQSISLTGQFAALDGMLTGRENLMMIAKLRGVSNPAQVADNLLAKFSLTDAANRRADKYSGGMKRRLDIAMSLIGTPAVIFLDEPTTGLDPEARIEVWDTVKELAGGGTTILLTTQYLEEAEQLADRIAILHGGKIISTGTLTELKEMFPPAKVEYIEKQPTLEEIFLAIIGKKEEM from the coding sequence ATGAGAAATGCAGCGATTTCTATAAAAGGGTTAAAAAAATCCTTTAAAGACAAGGAAGTCTTAAAGGGGGTGGATTTTGAGGTGCGGCGTGGCGAAATTTTCGCACTGCTGGGCTCAAATGGAGCGGGCAAGACGACGACGGTCAACATCCTCTCGACGCTGATGAAGGCTGATGGCGGCGAAGTAGGTATTTGCGGCTTTGACGTCCAGCGTCAACCGGATCATGTTCGCCAGAGCATCAGCCTGACAGGGCAGTTCGCAGCTTTAGACGGCATGCTCACAGGGCGGGAAAACCTGATGATGATCGCCAAGTTGCGGGGAGTTTCCAATCCCGCTCAAGTCGCCGACAATCTGCTTGCAAAATTCAGCCTGACCGATGCGGCCAACCGCCGGGCGGACAAATATTCCGGCGGGATGAAGCGCCGGCTTGACATCGCCATGAGCCTGATCGGGACGCCAGCAGTCATTTTTCTCGACGAACCGACGACAGGGCTTGACCCCGAAGCGCGAATTGAAGTCTGGGATACCGTCAAGGAACTTGCCGGCGGCGGCACGACCATCTTGCTGACGACCCAGTACCTGGAGGAAGCCGAACAACTGGCGGATCGTATCGCCATCCTGCATGGCGGAAAAATCATCTCGACCGGGACCCTTACCGAACTCAAGGAGATGTTCCCGCCAGCGAAAGTGGAGTACATCGAGAAGCAGCCGACATTGGAGGAAATTTTCCTTGCGATCATCGGCAAAAAGGAGGAGATGTAA
- a CDS encoding IS3 family transposase (programmed frameshift) produces the protein MERKNTGKKNNNEFKKTIVDLYHSGNSVKELSGEYGVSEVTIYKWVKEFTPIGLGEESMTPKELAAIQKENLRLKQEVEILKKGYGHIREKVTETDLTEFIEEHKKQYPVQKMCEILEIPRSSHYQSLQIVVSNREQENQEITKEIHLIYLESKGRYGAPKIHESLLTKGFSLSLKRVQRLMSKARIRSITKKKYRPYPSKEKVIQLDNLLKRDFTTQTINEKWVADITYIHTLKDGWCYLASVLDLHSKKIVGYSFSRSMTTELVIKAFNNAHLSQKPSEGLVLHTDLGSQYTSSEFTQHIQNHHIKQSFSQKGCPYDNACIESFHALLKKEEVNHVQYLDYQTAKLAMFQFIEGWYNRKRIHSSLGYQTPQAIEDRIRNTA, from the exons TTGGAACGTAAGAATACAGGTAAAAAAAACAATAATGAATTCAAGAAGACTATTGTAGATCTTTATCACTCGGGTAATTCGGTCAAAGAATTAAGCGGCGAATATGGCGTATCAGAAGTTACCATTTATAAATGGGTTAAAGAATTTACTCCAATCGGTTTAGGGGAAGAGTCCATGACTCCAAAGGAATTAGCCGCCATTCAAAAGGAAAACCTTCGGTTAAAGCAAGAAGTTGAAATCTTAAAAAAGG GCTATGGCCATATTCGCGAAAAAGTAACCGAAACAGATCTTACCGAATTTATTGAGGAACACAAGAAACAATATCCCGTACAGAAGATGTGTGAAATACTAGAAATCCCAAGAAGCAGCCATTATCAGTCCCTTCAAATAGTCGTATCAAATCGCGAACAGGAAAACCAAGAAATCACGAAGGAAATTCATCTCATTTACCTGGAAAGCAAGGGACGATATGGGGCTCCAAAGATTCATGAAAGCTTATTAACCAAAGGGTTTTCCCTAAGTCTAAAGCGTGTTCAACGCTTAATGAGCAAGGCGAGAATTCGTTCTATTACTAAGAAAAAATACCGTCCCTATCCATCTAAAGAAAAGGTTATTCAATTGGATAATTTGTTAAAACGAGACTTCACTACTCAGACCATTAATGAGAAATGGGTAGCAGATATTACGTATATCCATACGTTAAAAGACGGATGGTGTTATTTAGCTTCGGTATTAGACCTTCATTCTAAGAAAATAGTAGGGTATTCATTTTCTCGTTCAATGACGACAGAACTGGTCATAAAAGCTTTCAATAACGCACACCTATCACAAAAGCCCTCGGAGGGCTTAGTTCTTCATACCGATCTTGGCTCACAATATACAAGCAGTGAGTTTACTCAACATATCCAAAACCATCATATTAAGCAATCCTTTAGTCAGAAAGGTTGCCCGTACGATAATGCCTGTATTGAATCCTTTCATGCCCTATTAAAGAAGGAAGAAGTCAACCACGTACAATATCTAGACTATCAAACAGCTAAATTAGCGATGTTCCAATTTATTGAAGGTTGGTATAACCGAAAAAGAATTCACAGCAGCTTGGGTTATCAAACCCCACAAGCCATTGAAGATCGAATTAGGAATACAGCTTAA
- a CDS encoding ABC transporter permease, protein MKSKTGVLLGRLMRNIMRSPDTIITVAITPIMMLLLFVYVFGGAIETGTDNYVNYLLPGILLMAIASGVAYTSVRLFTDVKSGLMARFITMPIKRSSVLWAHVLTSLVSNALTVVVVILVALLMGFRSSANILDWLAVAGILGLFTLALTWLAIIPGLTAGSMEGATAYSYPLIFLPFISSAFVPTETMPKIVRAFAENQPVTSIVNAIRALLYEGSVGNDIWIALAWCVGIMVIAYFFASKVFKRQLG, encoded by the coding sequence ATGAAAAGCAAAACAGGGGTATTACTAGGACGTTTAATGCGCAACATCATGCGCAGCCCGGATACAATTATCACGGTGGCGATTACGCCGATTATGATGCTGCTGCTGTTTGTCTACGTATTTGGCGGCGCCATAGAGACAGGCACGGACAACTACGTCAATTATTTATTGCCGGGAATCTTGCTGATGGCTATCGCATCCGGCGTCGCTTACACTTCCGTGCGGCTGTTTACGGATGTAAAGAGCGGGCTGATGGCGCGTTTCATTACCATGCCCATCAAGCGCTCGTCGGTATTGTGGGCTCACGTGTTGACCTCGCTGGTTTCCAATGCGCTTACTGTTGTGGTGGTTATCCTCGTCGCGCTCTTGATGGGCTTCCGTTCCAGCGCTAATATCCTGGATTGGCTCGCGGTAGCTGGGATACTCGGGCTGTTTACGCTGGCGCTGACATGGCTGGCGATCATTCCGGGATTGACAGCGGGGTCTATGGAAGGGGCGACAGCCTACTCGTACCCGCTGATTTTCCTGCCGTTTATCAGTTCGGCCTTTGTCCCCACCGAAACCATGCCTAAAATTGTCCGTGCGTTCGCTGAGAACCAGCCCGTGACTTCAATCGTGAATGCGATTCGTGCCCTCTTGTATGAAGGGTCTGTTGGCAACGATATCTGGATCGCACTTGCCTGGTGCGTGGGCATCATGGTCATCGCTTACTTCTTCGCCAGTAAAGTATTTAAACGCCAGTTAGGGTAA